Genomic DNA from Cucumis melo cultivar AY chromosome 10, USDA_Cmelo_AY_1.0, whole genome shotgun sequence:
cgagcatcaactcgacacccgctctcactccctgcccgacggacaagcccatcgttatggccaaacccctccgccaagcacgaagcaatcgccaagacaagcacacttggagtgcacgcccacaccgaggtgcaagcattgtccaagcacgcccatcccgctctcactccttgcccgacggtcggatgtggcactccggccgaacccttcgtccaccaagcacaaagcaatcgcaagttatctcgtctcctcacgaacaagcccgcttggagtgcacgcccacaccgaggtgcaagcattgtccgcgcaaagcccatccgagcatcaactcgacacccactctcactcgccgccggcggccggaggtggcactccgccggcgccgaccccccaagcatatgtgcccatgatgggcgcaatgtgcttgaagggtcggcgccgcggcataggggtacccccgcgccccgcccatgcaggcaggtcgcccccctatatagtacattctggcttttttgggtctggcaggcttgcatatgaaaaagccgaaatgtcacaccatgccataacttttgattgtgttattattatgaccgggacttgattgtattatcttttagacattcaaatgagtgtggaaaacaagtttcataatttttgaaccaaccaataatattttatgaatttttattgttaaaaaattaaaaaaaatttaaaaatagtaaaacgtttccaaaaattctaatttttggaggacatcctttgtttacattgtttagctccagaaaaaatttcataacaatccaagcactagaagataggtttggcatcacttttgtgtgttgagtgggcattgcggccgtaggtgcgcatggggcgtgcatggtgggcgttgggtgggcacgatgggcgtacggcgtgcgcaccgagtgggcacaagacagcgccaagaacctctatcgtgggcaccttgcgcgcggccccatgcgcgcacgccccacgcagacgcatgggcttgcggcgcgcgcggccccatgcgcgcacgccccacgcagacgcatgggcttgcggcgcgcgcggccccctgcgcgcacgccccacgcagacgcatggcgcgcgcggcaacctgcgcgcacgccccacgcagacgcatggcgcgcgcggcaccctgcgcgcaagccccacgcagacgcatggccatgcggcgcgcccgcccatggccgtgccgcattcgtgcgcatgggggcgcgcatgctgcatgctcggtgggcctgtgggcacctacggtgggggcatgggtttgttccaacaacctcccatagagttttttcccatgaattctagacgtgggtggtcacgcccaacaaagacgcatgctgcgcgcggcttgcgcgcacgtcccacgcagacgcttgggcatgcggcgcggggacacacgcccgcagacgcatgccgcgcttggaactctgcgcgcacgccccacacacgcccgaagggcatggcgcatggtgggcacggaagaggtacaataacctc
This window encodes:
- the LOC127151240 gene encoding uncharacterized protein LOC127151240 → MDKPIVMAKPLHQARSNRKTSPLGVHAHTEVQALSKQNPSKNVNLTSRSHSLPDVGARHSIDFDQTLPPSKKQLQDISYLHEQTRLECTPTPRCKHCPRKPIRASTRHPLSLPARRTSPSLWPNPSAKHEAIAKTSTLGVHAHTEVQALSKHAHPALTPCPTVGCGTPAEPFVHQAQSNRKLSRLLTNKPAWSARPHRGASIVRAKPIRASTRHPLSLAAGGRRWHSAGADPPSICAHDGRNVLEGSAPRHRGTPAPRPCRQVAPLYSTF